The Mesotoga infera genome contains the following window.
GAAACGTATCCGGGTTCAGGCCTAGAGCGTACATACTTGCGGTCACTCCCAATGAAGACACTTACTACAGGCTGAACCTGGTTTGGGGAGCCCGGCCAGTTTTAATGGGCCTTGGCAATTCCACAGACGATCTCGTCAGAGTCGCCGGTCCTCTCGCCAGACAGCTTAAGCTTGTGAAGAAAGGAGACACGATAATTCTCACCGCAGGTATTCCTTTTGGAACCAGTAACTCCACCAATATACTGAAACTGGAGACGGCATAGTGATGTCCTGAAGGATTGAAAAGTGAGATAACAAGAAGATAAGCGGAAAAACCGGAAGATTAGATGGAATAATTGCCTTCGAATACCCTTTATCTTTCATATTTACGATCATTTAACACAGAGAGTGCTTGAAGAAATCGCGATGTTGTTTTATCATTTATTAGCAGACGGTCACTTTGAGTGCTAAATATAAAATTCGAAAGGAGGCTTTTTATGAAAGTAGTTCCCCTTGGTACAAGATTATTGATTAAGCCTTATGAGGAAGAAAAGAAAACATCAGGTGGTATCGTTCTTCCGGACGCTGCAAAAGAAAAGCAGATGACTGCGAAGGTAATTGCGGTTGGCGAGAAAGTCGAGGATATTGACCTTAAGGAAAACGACAAGGTCCTCTATTCTAAGTATTCAGGTACGGAGATCAAGATCGATGAAGACGACTACATAATCATCGATCAGGATGATATCCTGGCAAAGATCGAGGAATGAAGGAGGAATCAGTATGGCTAAGATTCTGAAATACAGCGAAGAAGCACGAAGATCACTTGAAAGAGGCGTAGATGCAGTAGCAGATGCTGTTAGAATTACGCTTGGTCCGAAAGGGAGAAACGTAGTTCTGGAAAAGAGCTGGGGCTCTCCAACGATAACCAATGACGGTGTGTCGATTGCAAAGGAAATCGATCTGGAAGATAAATTCGATAATCTTGGAGCACAGCTTGTTAAAGAAGTAGCGTCCAAGACCAATGACATTGCCGGAGACGGAACTACCACAGCTACCGTTCTTGCCCAGGCGATGATCAAGGAAGGTCTGAAGAACGTTACGGCCGGAGCCAATCCTATTCTCATGAAGAAGGGAATCCAGAAAGCAACCGAGACGGCCGTTTCACACATAAGATCTCTATCCAAGAAGATTTCTTCGAGAGAAGATATAGCTTCAGTTGCGGCTATTTCCGCCAATGACACTGAAATTGGCGAACTTATCGCCGAAGCCATGGACAAGGTTGGTCAGGATGGAGTAATAACGGTAGAAGATTCAAAGACTCTCGAAACATACGTTGAATTCGTTGAGGGTATGCAGTTCGACAGGGGCTACATCTCTCCGTATTTCGTTTCCGATCCTGAGAAGATGGAAGCAATAATCAAAGAGCCATTGATTCTCATAACCGATAAGAAGGTCTCGGCAGTTAAGCCCCTTGTTCCGATCCTGGAAAAGGTCGCGCAGGCAGGCAAGCCCCTTGTCATAATTGCAGAGGATATTGAAGGCGAAGCTCTTTCCACTCTTGTTCTGAACAAACTGAGAGGAACACTGGATTCAGTGGCCGTCAAGGCTCCCGGGTTTGGTGACAGGAGAAAGGCCATGCTCCAGGATATCGCTATCCTTACCGGTGGCACTGTAATAAGCGAAGAAGTAGGACTAACTCTTGAGAACGCAACAATTGACGATCTAGGTAGCGCTGGCGTCATAAAGGTTAAGAAGGACGACACGATAATCGTTGATGGAAAGGGAGACCCTGAAAAGATCAAGCAGAGAATCGGCCAGATCAAAGCTCAGATCGATCAGACGACTTCCGAGTACGAAAAAGAGACTCTTCAGGAAAGGCTTGCCAAGCTTTCAGGAGGTGTAGCGGTAATTAAGGTTGGTGCCGCGACAGAGACAGAGCTGAAGGAGAAGAAGCACAGAATCGAAGATGCTCTCTCCGCTACAAGAGCGGCAGTTGAAGAAGGAATAGTCGCCGGAGGCGGAGTTGTTCTTGCAAGAGCAAAAAAGCCCGTTCAGGATCTCTTTGAAAGCACAGAGAATCCGGATATCAAGATTGGTGTTAAGGTAGTTCTCAAGGCACTGGACACTCCAATAAGACAGATCGTTCAGAATGCAGGTTTGGATGGAGCCGTAGTTGTTGACAAGATACTTCATAGCGATGACGCTGCATACGGCTACGATGCACTGAACGATGTCTATACAGACATGTTCAAGGTCGGTATCATTGATCCTGCAAAGGTTACTAGAAGCGCTCTTCAAAACGCAGCTTCTATCGCCGCAATTCTTCTAACGACCGAAGCGGCTATGACTGAGAAGCCCGAAGAAAAGCCTCAGCCACAGATGCCACAGATGCCCGAGTACTGATAAATAGTGATAATCTGAAGGGAGAGTGCGCTCTCCCTTTTTTTGCATCTGCTTTCAGATAACTGAAGCAGGCTACATCTTGATCGAAACCAGTCTTCCACTCCAAATAAAGGGGTCGAAGTACTCCTCAGACAGCAGTACTCACTCGCACGTCTTTGCAGCAACATCGATCTATTGCTATACTTGCAACTCATTCCTTCAGCGTCCAGCGTCAGATGGCACTTTCTGCTCCTCCACGCTTCAACCTGCAAACCAGTTTTCTTTGTGAAAGCAAAATCCGAAGTTCTTCAGGCATTTGCTATGGAAAGTCACAAGCTTCTTTATGGCAGAATATTCATATGAGGGATTTCTTTGTAATCATCAAGTGGCGAATTATAGAAGGCTTCCGAATGCTAACCCGCCAGGGAAAGAAGACAGTAATAGTTTCTCTCCTTGCGATTGTCTTAGTAATCATGATAAGCATTCCGATATCTTTCTACTTGAGAGGTTTCCTGATTCCGAACTTCTCACGTGTCGCCGGTCTTTCCGATCAGCTTAAGGAGCTCACCGGAATTGACCTGAGGCTGATAGTCATCTCATTTTTTTCCGCGATAATATTCTCCATACTTTTGGGTAGCGATCTTCCAATCGTGGTTTCGAATCTTTTCTTCTCCGATAGGGCTGAGATGCTGCTCAGCTTGCCGGTTAAGAAGTCTACGGTTGCGAATGTGCAACTGCTTGAGGTTCTCGCTGCGGGAGGGTTGCCCATACTCCTATTTGCGCCGATCTTCATGGCTGCACTGAGAGGGCTTGGCTATTCGGGAGGGAGATTCTGGATGGCCCTGGTCTTGTTGTTTGTATTTGTGCTTGACACACTGGCGATAACAGCAATTATCTCTTTTGGAATAGTATTCCTTTCCAAGGGGCGGTTTCTCAAGACTCTTTCTGCCATGATGACTATGGTGACTCTCTTCGTCTTCATATTCACGCTGAGATTCATGGATTTCTCTTCAATAGATCTTGCACAACCCGATCAGGTGGCCCATCAGTTCGGGGGTCTCCAAGAGCTCATAACATCCGCGTACCTTCCATGGTCGCCCTTCGTCAGGGCGATTGCCGGTGATGTCGCAGATCTCTTGTTATTCGCAATTGCTTCTGTGATGATTTTCGGATTGTTGGCTTTGCTTCAAATCTTTGTGTATCCTAGAGTACTTCAGAAGCTAATGACAAGACCTATTGGAAATTCCAAAGTCCAATATAAGGTAAATTATAGGAGGCGCGGCGTCTTCTCGGGACTCCTGATTAAGGACTTCTTTCTGTTGATAAGAGAGCCGAAACTCACGTTTGCCTTTCTCTACCCTTCGCTATTTGTTCCGGTGGTAGTCATAGTCAACCCGGCCCTTCTAACTAGCTTCGGGGTTTTGCAGCTTCTCGGTCTGATCGTTTTTCTGTTCGCCAACTACTCGACCGTCTCATCGACTGCTCTGTTTGCTTTTGAAAGGCAGCTCGGAGATGGTACGTGGCTGTTTCCTATCAGCAGGGTCAAAGCCGTTTTTTCTAAATCTCTTGTCGTGAGTTCACTGTACTCTGTGGTTATTGTCATTGTCGGTCTGTATGTATCTGCGAACGCCACTCAGTACAGAACTTTCATGATGGATTTCCTGATTCTAATGATTCCAACAATTTTTACGCTCTCATTGTTCGGGGGCTTTCTTGAGAAGAGCTTCGGGACCAAAGATACAGGAAATGTCTTTAAAGCGCTCAGCCTACCTGGTGCAATACTCTCGTTCTTGCTCTCCACACTGCTGCCGGTTTTTTCTACCCTTCCACTTACCCTCTATCTTGCTGAAGATATCGGCCTCTTTCTTGGTTTCCTCAATGTTCCGGTTGCTTCTCCATTCACATGGTTGTTTGGACTGGTATTCCCACTCGCTCTATGGGCAGCCATTACATGGGCATCGTTTAAGTCGCTGTGCTATAATTTTGTCTGAATGAGGATTTTGGAGGGATAGGCTTGAAGGTTCAGGACGTAAAACACTTGAGCAGGAAGATTATGGAATCCGGGGAGATCCCACTTCTTTGGGGTCACTTTGGGGTAGGAAAGACCGATCTTGCCAGAGAGATTGCAGCTGAGACGGGCAGAGAGTTGATAATCCTGGTCATATCACAGATGGAGCCGGGTGATCTTATCGGGATGCCGTCGAGAGACGGCGAACGGACCTTGTTCTTGAGGCCCGATTGGTGGCCGACTGAAGGCAATGTGATACTCATGATAGATGAGATTAACAGGGCTCATAGATCTATCAGGAATGCAATTATGCAGCTTCTAATAGATAGAAGGATTCACAACCACTTTTTACCCGAAGGTTGTTGGATAATGGCCGCGGCAAATCCGCCGGATGAGGAGTACGATCAGGTCGAACTGATAACTGATCCTGCCTTCATGTCAAGGTTCTTCCACATAGAACTGACTCCCGATCCCGAAGAATGGCTCAAGTGGGCCGAACTGCAGAAGATGCCGCAGACTGTTACCAATTTCATAGGTGAGTATCCAGAGTTTCTTTCAAGAGACACGGTTGTCTCGATGCGGCTTGAATTGAGACCGAGTCCTCGTAGCTGGTACAAATTGGGCAGAGTATACGCAGGTCTTTCAAGCAAGGAGATCGAAAAGTTCGGCTACGTAATCGCTGCCGGTATAGTAGGACCGGAAGCGGCCAGAACTTTCATGAGTAAGATTCAGGGCAGCGAGCTCCTTCCTTCTCCCCGAACTTTGCTTCTCGAACTGGATGAGAATATCCTTTCGAGACTCTCTGAAGGTGATATCTCGGGGACTAGTGCCTCGATTCTCCGTATCACAAAGCATCTTTCTGAGCTAGATGATTTACAGGTTCAGGAATACTTTCAAAATGTGCCTGTAATCTCGGAAAACCTTCTCAGGATAGGCAGAGTCATCCCAAAAGACTCGTTCTTCTCCGTAATAAGACACATCGTTCACCAGGTCGAGGGGGAAAAGGGATTGAAACGGGCCTTCTACGAGAATCTTCTCGAAGAACTTGCCATGGACCACGATGTACTGAAATTCCTGCAGAGGAGCGAAAAGGATGAAAAGTGAGGAGTTGATGGAAAGGGCTGTTTTCGAATTAGGCAAGGACAGCCCCTTCTACAATTTCCTGCTTCTCTTCATCGACAGAATTCCCTCGCCCTCGGTCAGAACGATGAAATTGAGGGTAAGCTCTAGGGGAAGATTTCAACTTCTGTACAATCCGGATACGCTTCGAAACAAACCACTTACGTTTTCCAAGGCGCTTTTGAAGCACGAGTGTCTTCATATAGTGAATGGACACATTCTGATACCCGTCAACAAATCCAGAGAGAAGATGCTCTGGGATGTATCCATGGATGCCGCCGTAAATCAGTTCATTCGCGAACTCGACGCTTTCAGTCTTCCTATGGATTCTCTTCTTCAGGAGGGTTGTGGAACCGATAATGAGAGATTCTTCGTTGGGCCTCCGATGCAGTATCCGGGAATGACGGCAGAGTTCTACCACGACTGGGGCCTTGACTTCATGAAGAAAAACAAGACAATTGATCTTGAGCTTCTGGACTCAAACATGTCCAGACCCGATTCACATGAGGATTTTGGAAGGTTTGAACTCCCGAAAGAGTTCGTTGAGGATCTGCTAAAACAGGTGATCTCAGAGACTTTGGAAAAGGCAAAGGACGGTATGCCGGAGGGTCTTGAGGCAGTAATGAAACTGGTTCTTGACAATCCGATCCTGGACTGGAGAAACATGATTAGGCGGTTCTTCGGTTCATCGATGCAGGTAGGCAGATACAGAACTCCCATGAGACCTAACAGAAGATATGATGACCAGCCCGGCTGGAGAAACGATTACGCAGCGAAACTCGTTGTCGTAGTCGATACTAGCGGGAGCATAATTGAAGAGGAGTTCAACGCCTTCTTCAGTGAGATAGATGAGGTTACCAGAGTCACAGACTCACGGGTCTGGCTGGTGCAGGTAGACGAGACGGTTCAGAGTGTCATGAAGTATGGAAAAGGTATGTGGAGAGATCTTAAATTGATGGGTAGAGGGGAGACCGATCTTCAGCCTGCCGTTGACTACGCCCAGGAAAAACTCAGACCTGAAGGACTTCTGCTTTTCACGGATGGATTTACCGATCTTCCTACGATTTCGAGAAGGGCGTTGTTTGTACTTCCGAAGAGTCATAATCCAGAGTTCGTCGAAGAGGCAAAATCGATCTACGGACGATCATCGGTGGTGTTCCTGAAGTGACATATTATGCTGGTCCAGAAAGTTATAGAGACAGACTCAAGGCGGTTTACGAGAGTGTTGAAGGTAATTTTTCATCTTACGCGAAACTGGTTGCTGAGCGATCTGACAGACTTGACAATGCTTTCGGCCATTTCATGACGCTTGTAGTTCAGGCTTCGAAGGGAAATGCGCCGGTTCTTTCGGTTTTCGTAGACAGTGAGGGCAGGGGCTTTGTAGGACTCTCCAATTCGTCGCCTTTCGAGACGGCCAGCGCCTTGTACAGATTCCCAAACGAAGAGAAAGAACCCATCGATGATGACTTCTCCGGCGTCTTCGAAGAGGGAACTGAGCTGGTA
Protein-coding sequences here:
- a CDS encoding co-chaperone GroES codes for the protein MKVVPLGTRLLIKPYEEEKKTSGGIVLPDAAKEKQMTAKVIAVGEKVEDIDLKENDKVLYSKYSGTEIKIDEDDYIIIDQDDILAKIEE
- the groL gene encoding chaperonin GroEL, with amino-acid sequence MAKILKYSEEARRSLERGVDAVADAVRITLGPKGRNVVLEKSWGSPTITNDGVSIAKEIDLEDKFDNLGAQLVKEVASKTNDIAGDGTTTATVLAQAMIKEGLKNVTAGANPILMKKGIQKATETAVSHIRSLSKKISSREDIASVAAISANDTEIGELIAEAMDKVGQDGVITVEDSKTLETYVEFVEGMQFDRGYISPYFVSDPEKMEAIIKEPLILITDKKVSAVKPLVPILEKVAQAGKPLVIIAEDIEGEALSTLVLNKLRGTLDSVAVKAPGFGDRRKAMLQDIAILTGGTVISEEVGLTLENATIDDLGSAGVIKVKKDDTIIVDGKGDPEKIKQRIGQIKAQIDQTTSEYEKETLQERLAKLSGGVAVIKVGAATETELKEKKHRIEDALSATRAAVEEGIVAGGGVVLARAKKPVQDLFESTENPDIKIGVKVVLKALDTPIRQIVQNAGLDGAVVVDKILHSDDAAYGYDALNDVYTDMFKVGIIDPAKVTRSALQNAASIAAILLTTEAAMTEKPEEKPQPQMPQMPEY
- a CDS encoding MoxR family ATPase, which produces MKVQDVKHLSRKIMESGEIPLLWGHFGVGKTDLAREIAAETGRELIILVISQMEPGDLIGMPSRDGERTLFLRPDWWPTEGNVILMIDEINRAHRSIRNAIMQLLIDRRIHNHFLPEGCWIMAAANPPDEEYDQVELITDPAFMSRFFHIELTPDPEEWLKWAELQKMPQTVTNFIGEYPEFLSRDTVVSMRLELRPSPRSWYKLGRVYAGLSSKEIEKFGYVIAAGIVGPEAARTFMSKIQGSELLPSPRTLLLELDENILSRLSEGDISGTSASILRITKHLSELDDLQVQEYFQNVPVISENLLRIGRVIPKDSFFSVIRHIVHQVEGEKGLKRAFYENLLEELAMDHDVLKFLQRSEKDEK